Below is a window of Nitrospirota bacterium DNA.
TAGCAGAATTCCGTTACCACATCCCGGGCACCAGACAGTGGGGAATTTCTTGTCATGTCTGAGATACTTATGTATCAGCCTCGTAAGTTCAATCTCTTTTTCTTCTTCTTTTTCCACCATGCCAGTATCTTTCCTTTACTATATTTGCTCTTTTATTGCTTCGATTATCTCCAATGGTTTTATCATCGTTCCATCTACCCTGTTTACCCGCACTACAGGACAGCAACATGCCCGCTCGATTTCTCTTGCCATCTGTCCCATATTCATCTCCGGCACTATAACAGCCTTAGTCTTCTCTGTATGCTTCTTAATGAACTTTTCCATAAAGGGCCATAGGGTAATGAGTTTAATCAGACCTACCCTGATTCCCTGGATCCTTGCATCCTTTACAGCCCTCAATGCTGACCTGAAAGATGCACCGTAAGAAACCATGAGAATCTCTGCATCTTCTGTAAAAAACCCCTCTGCCGATTGTATATCCTTGAGGTTCTGTTGGATCTTTCTATGGAGTCTGTTTATAAACATTGGAACCTCATCAGTCCGGGATGTTGGAAAACCCCTTATATCATGCGTAAGACCCGTAACATGGTATCTATAACCATCACCGAATATCCCCATCGGTGGGACTCCAGCAGGTGTGTCCTCATATGGTATATACCACTCGGGAGGCATCGTTGGTCTCACCCTGTTAAAGACCTCTACTTCATCAGGGGAAGGCAGCGTTACCTTTTCCCTCATGTGTCCGATAATCTCATCAGAAAGGAGTATCACCGGTATCCTGTATTTTTCTGAAAGGTTAAACGCCCTTACTGTAAGGTCAAGGCACTCTTTTACCGAAGAAGGTGAGATCACCACAGCAGGGTGATCACCATGTGTCCCCCATCTTGCCTGCATTACATCACCCTGTGAGGGGCCTGTCGGAAGTCCTGTGCTCGGACCACCTCTCATAACATTAACAATCACGCATGGTATCTCCGCAGCTATCGCAAATCCCAGGTTTTCCTGCATAAGTGAAAAACCTGGTCCACTTGTCGCAGTCATAGCCTTCACCCCTGCAAGGGATGCCCCTATTACAGCACCGAGGCTGGCTATCTCATCCTCCATCTGTATGAAGGTTCCTCTAATT
It encodes the following:
- a CDS encoding 2-oxoacid:acceptor oxidoreductase subunit alpha → MRSKKIKREILLQGNEAVVEGAIAAGCRFFAGYPISPSSEIAEMMSRRLPEIRGTFIQMEDEIASLGAVIGASLAGVKAMTATSGPGFSLMQENLGFAIAAEIPCVIVNVMRGGPSTGLPTGPSQGDVMQARWGTHGDHPAVVISPSSVKECLDLTVRAFNLSEKYRIPVILLSDEIIGHMREKVTLPSPDEVEVFNRVRPTMPPEWYIPYEDTPAGVPPMGIFGDGYRYHVTGLTHDIRGFPTSRTDEVPMFINRLHRKIQQNLKDIQSAEGFFTEDAEILMVSYGASFRSALRAVKDARIQGIRVGLIKLITLWPFMEKFIKKHTEKTKAVIVPEMNMGQMAREIERACCCPVVRVNRVDGTMIKPLEIIEAIKEQI